The following coding sequences are from one Culex quinquefasciatus strain JHB chromosome 1, VPISU_Cqui_1.0_pri_paternal, whole genome shotgun sequence window:
- the LOC119770343 gene encoding uncharacterized protein K02A2.6-like → MLLGRRFVLETDHQPLLRIFGSHKGIPTHTSNRLQRLGLVLLCYNFGIDYVSTANFGYADVLSRLIDSAAKPEEEYVIAALYLEDDMSAVLEDSVGNTPVTSKMIAAATARDKVLKKVVQYLEGEWPASASEIDNLDVKAFYHRKESLALTQGCILFGQRVVVPETYRKRILQRLHHGHPGMVRMKSLARSFVYWPHIDKQVEDTVKQCADCAAAAKSPPHSPPEAWPTPAGPWQRIHIDYAGPIDGLYFLIIVDAFSRWPEIYPTTTTTARATIQFLRSTFARLGLPMVLVSDNAAQFTCDEFESYCKANGITHILTAPYHPQSNGQAERFVDTVKRGMKKINKGEPLQETLDVFLATYRSTPSGTTEQKSPSELLFGRQMRTTLDLLRPPPTPVAEMKTTAEHDQRREFAPGDLVYAKVHKRNDWYWEAGKVIERLGSVNYNVWLDGQRSGLIRSHINQLRPRHESADSQARGRAVNLPLDILLGEFGFAKPTTEDATQAAVVEPEGANQPGITEQPGNNDGPEPAVIQRPIRRASTGSIPPSSVPVPTTTITRSGREVRLPPRFDHYVMS, encoded by the coding sequence ATGCTGCTGGGACGACGGTTCGTTCTGGAGACAGACCACCAGCCTCTGCTCCGCATCTTCGGGTCGCACAAGGGAATCCCGACACACACGTCCAACCGACTGCAACGACTGGGACTCGTTCTGCTGTGCTACAACTTTGGCATCGACTACGTCTCCACGGCGAACTTCGGGTACGCGGATGTACTCTCCAGACTCATCGATTCGGCGGCCAAGCCGGAGGAGGAGTACGTTATCGCCGCTCTGTATCTGGAGGACGACATGTCGGCGGTCTTGGAAGACTCCGTTGGCAACACACCTGTCACTTCCAAGATGATCGCCGCTGCTACCGCCCGGGACAAGGTGCTCAAGAAAGTGGTCCAGTACTTGGAAGGTGAGTGGCCGGCCAGCGCAAGCGAAATCGACAACCTGGACGTGAAGGCGTTCTACCACCGGAAGGAGAGCCTGGCGCTGACTCAGGGCTGCATTCTTTTCGGCCAACGAGTGGTGGTGCCGGAGACCTACCGAAAGCGGATCCTGCAACGCCTGCACCACGGTCACCCGGGCATGGTTCGGATGAAGAGTCTGGCTCGGAGTTTCGTCTACTGGCCGCACATCGACAAGCAGGTGGAGGATACGGTGAAGCAGTGCGCGGACTGTGCTGCAGCTGCCAAATCTCCCCCACACTCTCCACCAGAAGCTTGGCCAACACCAGCGGGACCATGGCAACGCATTCACATTGATTACGCGGGCCCGATCGATGGTCTCTACTTTCTCATCATCGTGGACGCTTTCTCGCGATGGCCTGAGATCTACCCGACGACGACCACGACCGCTAGGGCCACGATCCAGTTTCTTCGAAGCACGTTCGCACGTCTTGGCCTGCCGATGGTACTCGTGTCGGACAACGCTGCTCAGTTCACTTGCGACGAGTTTGAGTCCTACTGCAAAGCGAACGGAATCACCCACATCCTCACCGCGCCCTACCATCCGCAATCGAACGGGCAAGCGGAACGCTTTGTGGACACCGTCAAGCGAGGAATGAAGAAAATCAACAAGGGAGAGCCACTGCAGGAGACACTCGACGTGTTTCTGGCAACGTACAGGTCGACGCCGAGCGGAACAACCGAGCAGAAGTCACCAAGTGAACTGCTGTTTGGACGTCAAATGCGCACCACACTCGACCTACTGCGACCACCACCAACACCGGTTGCTGAGATGAAGACGACAGCTGAGCACGACCAGAGACGAGAATTTGCACCTGGCGACTTGGTGTATGCGAAGGTGCACAAGCGGAACGACTGGTACTGGGAGGCAGGAAAGGTCATTGAAAGGCTCGGCTCGGTGAACTACAACGTGTGGTTGGACGGCCAACGTTCGGGGCTGATCCGGTCGCATATCAACCAGCTTCGTCCACGGCACGAGTCAGCGGATTCGCAGGCGCGCGGTCGCGCTGTTAACCTTCCGCTGGACATTCTTCTGGGCGAGTTTGGGTTCGCTAAACCAACAACCGAGGACGCCACGCAAGCAGCTGTGGTGGAACCGGAAGGCGCGAACCAACCAGGAATCACCGAGCAACCTGGCAACAACGATGGACCGGAACCAGCTGTGATCCAACGGCCGATCCGGCGGGCTTCGACGGGAAGTATTCCGCCGAGTTCCGTTCCcgtgccgacgacgacgatcacCAGGAGTGGACGCGAGGTTCGGCTGCCGCCGAGGTTCGATCACTACGTAATGTCTTAA